In one Colletotrichum destructivum chromosome 2, complete sequence genomic region, the following are encoded:
- a CDS encoding Putative Thioredoxin domain-containing protein, with amino-acid sequence MEWSTILLIAFAVFMIGRSLFADRSPIPETSGKVYKVSSAAELDSVLASNSHVVVDFYADWCPPCRAIAPVFSELADKHAAEGRLAFAKVNVDHVNNVAGRYNVTAMPTFVFFRGGKPQGVEVKGLTPRQSVVFTGDGLVDRLRGADRAALQAVVQALAGPGEEAKKE; translated from the exons ATGGAATGGTCCACTATTCTCCTTATAGCTTTTGCTGTGTTCATGATCGGGCGC TCGCTGTTCGCAGACCGCTCGCCCATTCCCGAGACGTCGGGCAAGGTCTACAAGGTGTCCTCTGCTGCCGAGCTGGACTCCGTCTTGGCCTCCAACAGCCACGTGGTGGTCGACTTCTACGCGGACTGGTGCCCGCCCTGCCGCGCCATcgcgcccgtcttctccgagctggccgacaagcacgccgccgagggccgtcTGGCCTTTGCCAAGGTCAACGTCGACCACGTCAACAACGTCGCCGGGCGCTACAACGTCACCGCTATGCCGACCTTTGTCTTCTTCCGCGGCGGCAAGCCCCAGGGtgtcgaggtcaagggcctgACGCCCCGGCAGTCTGTCGTCTTCACTGGTGACGGGCTTGTCGACAGGCTGAGGGGCGCAGACAGGGCGGCTCTGCAGGCTGTGGTTCAGGCCTTGGCGGGTCcgggggaggaggcgaagaaggagtAG
- a CDS encoding Putative peptidase M12B, ADAM/reprolysin, Disintegrin domain, Disintegrin domain superfamily has translation MVVWRIFYVVFVLGLLGPRTRAHSFASNPVRRVDTVKHIEWLTNPDATSPDAVHDIILSLSNEAREIRFQIAPNRHVLSRNLEVQHVQQDGISRPLRQTPQAPSVVYKGSAWLKSEREGRWANAGWARLAHRRRDGRHLLEGAFRLHGESYHVALDSTYRQTRMPGDPDVPQKNSPYMVVWRDSDIVPDYAQANLLGRSVGGPSCATDHYNNSVMSDISARQIGQLPFDPFDTIGSTQGCFSTRRVALLGVATDCTYTSSFSSPQDARDNIITQINVASQVYEDTFNISLVIQNLTISDASCPARETSSTPWNVACTSGFDLSSRLNTFSAWRGQFNDGNAIWTLLSACNTGQAVGIAWLSSVCSRGVRSQGGRGGGGNAQSFASTNVVVRTRAEWQIIAHEIGHNFGATHDCTRSECGSGSSARGSGNCCSLSTSTCDAGGRYIMNPVTGSNIQDFSPCSIGAVCTGIGRDVIDTSCFVSPDQAPDINESECGNGIVEGSEECDCGGEENCRTDSCCDPATCQLRENADCDPTNDLCCTDSCRVASSGFVCRGSTGTCDPQETCDGRSAQCPTNAFEPDGQSCGDGGGLACASGRCTSRDLQCTNAYNETQSEVQACDSNSCQLSCNVTGVGCSTTTTMQNFLDGTPCGSGRRCLAGSCERPGFGGGGGGGGGGGGGGGNGGGGGAQDWFDRNRNWVIGVAAGVGGLILLIIISCMISSCRKKKGAKTLMKRGSGPLPGMAHPAQPPHHLVPYPGQYPPHPPPGRVRYA, from the exons ATGGTTGTGTGGCGCATTTTCTACGTGGTATTCGTGCTTGGTCTTCTCGGGCCGCGCACTCGAG CCCATTCTTTTGCTTCGAATCCGGTCCGCCGAGTCGACACAGTCAAGCACATCGAGTGGTTGACGAATCCCGACGCGACGAGCCCCGATGCCGTTCACGACATCATCCTGAGCCTCTCCAATGAAGCCAGGGAGATCAGGTTCCAGATCGCACCAAACCGCCATGTCCTCTCTCGAAACCTGGAAGTCCAGCATGTCCAGCAAGATGGAATCTCACGACCTCTCCGGCAGACACCGCAAGCGCCGAGTGTTGTTTACAAGGGCTCCGCCTGGTTGAAATCGGAACGCGAAGGAAGATGGGCTAATGCTGGGTGGGCTCGACTTGCTCACCggagacgagacggccgtcaCTTGCTTGAAGGAGCTTTCCGGCTGCACGGCGAGTCGTATCacgtcgccctcgactcAACCTACCGCCAAACCAGGATGCCGGGAGATCCGGATGTTCCGCAGAAGAACTCGCCGTATATGGTAGTCTGGAGAGACTCCGACATCGTCCCCGACTACGCCCAGGCAAATCTGCTGGGGCGATCTGTAGGTGGACCTTCATGTGCCACTGACCACTACAACAACTCGGTGATGAGCGACATCTCTGCCCGTCAGATCGGCCAGCTGCCGTTCGACCCATTCGACACGATAGGGTCGACCCAGGGATGCTTCTCGACCCGGCGGGTGGCCCTGCTCGGCGTGGCGACCGACTGCACCTACACATCAtccttttcctccccccaGGACGCCCGTGacaacatcatcacccaGATCAACGTCGCATCCCAGGTCTACGAGGACACCTTCAACATCAGCCTGGTCATCCAGAACCTCACCATCAGCGACGCCTCGTGCCCCGCACGCGagacctcgtcgaccccCTGGAACGTCGCCTGCACCTCCGGCTTCGACCTGTCCTCCCGGCTCAAcaccttctcggcctggagggGCCAGTTCAACGACGGCAACGCCATCTGGACCCTGCTGAGCGCCTGCAACACCGGGCAGGCCGTCGGAATCGCCTGGCTCAGCAGTGTCTGCAGCCGTGGGGTGAGGTCccaaggcggccgcggcggcggggggaACGCCCAGAGCTTCGCCTCGACCAACGTCGTTGTGCGGACCCGCGCCGAGTGGCAGATCATCGCCCACGAGATCGGACACAACTTCGGCGCCACGCACGACTGCACCCGGTCGGAATGCGGATCGGGGTCGAGCGCCCGGGGTTCCGGCAACTGCTGTTCGCTCAGCACGTCGACctgcgacgccggcggccgctACATCATGAACCCGGTGACGGGGAGCAATATCCAGGACTTCTCCCCCTGctccatcggcgccgtctgcACGGGCATCGGGCGGGACGTCATCGACACCAGCTGCTTCGTCAGCCCGGACCAGGCGCCCGACATCAACGAGAGCGAGTgcggcaacggcatcgtcgagggcaGCGAGGAGTGTgactgcggcggcgaggagaactGCCGGACGGACTCGTGCTGCGACCCGGCGACGTGCCAGCTCCGGGAGAACGCCGACTGCGACCCAACCAACGACCTCTGCTGCACGGATTCCTGCCGCGTCGCCAGCAGCGGGTTCGTGTGTCGCGGCAGCACCGGCACCTGCGACCCCCAGGAGACCTGTGACGGCAGGTCGGCTCAGTGTCCCACGAACGCCTTCGAGCCGGACGGCCAGTcctgcggcgacggcgggggGCTGGCGTGCGCCTCTGGGCGGTGCACCTCGCGCGACCTGCAGTGTACGAACGCGTACAACGAGACGCAGTCCGAGGTGCAGGCCTGCGACAGCAACAGCTGCCAGTTGTCCTGCAACGTCACCGGTGTGGGCTGctccacgaccacgaccatGCAGAacttcctcgacggcacGCCGTGCGGCAGCGGAAGGAGGTGCTTGGCCGGCAGCTGTGAGAGACCGGGCTtcggaggcggaggcggcggcggcggcggcggcggaggaggaggagggaatgGTGGTGGCGGAGGTGCCCAGGACTGGTTCGACAGGAACCGGAACTGGGTCATCGGTGTCgctgccggcgtcggcgggtTGATCCTTCTCATCATCATATCCTGCATGATTTCATCCtgcaggaagaagaagggagcGAAGACGTTGATGAAGAGGGGGTCGGGGCCTCTGCCCGGTATGGCGCACCCGGCGCAGCCGCCGCATCACCTCGTCCCGTATCCGGGCCAGTATCCGCCTCACCCGCCCCCGGGGAGAGTAAGATATGCATAG
- a CDS encoding Putative dienelactone hydrolase, alpha/Beta hydrolase yields MSLVRFLKGGLHLAAILHTPPSAPARSPGIVVVHPGGGVKEQAANVYAERLSQQGYVTVAYDALYQGTSEGLPRFLEDPNSRVSDVSAAVDYLQSLESVDPDAIVVVGICAGGGYGIAAATTDHRIKAVAAVSLVNIGDSTRQGWLNTLNQSDVFDVIEDARQRLQGTAVGGNVTMIPYVPEPGPDVPPDLVDAWDYYRTPRGFYNTSQNVMHGSSTPLILRFDAWQFTDQYLTQPTLLIAGEDADSRWQTDKIHDKIKGTNANATKILVPGGRHMDFYDREPYVGPALDNITAFFNKHLSR; encoded by the coding sequence ATGTCGCTCGTCCGCTTCCTCAAAGGGGGTCTTCACCTTGCCGCCATACTGCACACGCCCCCTTCTGCGCCGGCCAGATCTCCTGgcattgtcgtcgtccatccaggcggcggcgtcaaggagCAAGCGGCGAACGTCTACGCTGAGCGCCTGTCTCAACAGGGATACGTGACCGTCGCTTACGACGCCCTCTACCAAGGCACTTCGGAGGGCCTCCCTCGCTTTCTCGAGGATCCCAACTCCAGGGTGTCCGACGTCTCTGCCGCGGTCGACTACCTCCAGAGCCTCGAAAGCGTCGATCCCGATGCCATCGTTGTTGTGGGAATCTGTGCCGGTGGTGGCTACGGAATCGCTGCTGCCACCACGGACCACCGTATCAAGGCCGTGGCAGCAGTTAGTTTGGTCAACATTGGTGATTCCACCCGCCAAGGCTGGCTGAACACCCTCAACCAATCCGATGTCTTCGACGTCATTGAAGACGCCAGGCAGAGGCTTCAAGGCactgccgtcggcggcaacgtgACCATGATCCCATACGTGCCAGAGCCTGGCCCGGATGTGCCTCCGGACCTGGTGGACGCATGGGATTACTACCGCACCCCGCGAGGCTTCTACAACACCTCCCAGAACGTCATGCACGGCTCGTCCACCCCGCTGATTCTGCGCTTCGACGCGTGGCAGTTCACGGACCAGTACCTCACGCAGCCCACACTCCTCATCgcgggcgaggacgccgacagCAGATGGCAGACGGACAAGATCCACGACAAAATCAAGGGAACGAATGCGAATGCCACCAAGATCCTCGTCCCGGGGGGCCGCCACATGGACTTTTACGACCGGGAGCCGTACGTGGGCCCCGCGCTGGACAACATCACAGCCTTCTTCAACAAGCATCTGAGCCGTTAG
- a CDS encoding Putative alpha/beta hydrolase-1, with protein sequence MARLSTTLSFLGLAAMVAARKCQELTICLDVSATNQVFNLATPKTDIDVTNILLELTKQGGSFVSDITTGEAQVGGQYELAATYCEPDGGNATVLQVLTHGIGFDRSYWDFPANNHNYSYTKTAVDDYGYATLAFDRLGVGASSHGEPVSEIQQTLELAALRALTERLRASTIPGLEYKRFKKIVHVGHSFGAIQTYGLTVNDSGCSLSDGIVLTGFTQNATFLPYFVLGGGFVQANSLPGLSHYALGYVAPASVSGGQVNFFAPGAFDPEILRAAYQGGQPAALGELLTIGGSTGLPSSFTGPALVVTGDRDIPFCGGNCSATGNPALKSILDTSASFLQAASPFESYVVAGAGHGLALEYSHVETTGKILDFFVKNGLAAR encoded by the exons ATGGCACGTCTGAGCACGACTCTATCTTTCCTAGGCCTtgcggcgatggtggcagCGCGCAAGTGCCAGGAGCTGACTATCTGCCTGGACGTCTCTGCAACTAACCAGGTTTTCAACCTGGCCACGCCCAAGACTGACATCGATGTGACCAACATTCTCTTGGAACTCACGAAGCAAGGGGGTAGCTTTGTGAGCGACATCACAACAGGC GAGGCACAAGTTGGTGGCCAATACGAGTTGGCGGCAACGTACTGCGAGCCCGATGGCGGAAACGCGACCGTCCTCCAAGTGCTGACCCATGGCATCGGCTTCGACCGAAG CTACTGGGACTTTCCCGCGAATAACCACAACTACAGCTACACCAAaacggccgtcgacgactaCGGATACGCGACGCTCGCCTTTGACCGCCTCGGCGTGGGCGCCTCCTCCCACGGCGAGCCGGTGTCGGAGATTCAGCAGACCCTGGAACTCGCCGCCCTCAGGGCCTTGACGGAACGGCTCCGCGCTAGCACCATCCCTGGGCTCGAGTATAAGCGCTTCAAAAAGATCGTCCACGTCGGCCACAGCTTCGGTGCAATCCAAACATACGGCCTAACAGTCAACGACAGCGGGTGTTCGCTCTCTGACGGCATCGTCCTGACCGGTTTCACGCAGAACGCGACTTTCCTGCCGtacttcgtcctcggcggggGGTTCGTCCAGGCAAACTCGCTCCCCGGGCTGTCCCACTACGCTCTGGGGTACGTGGCGCCCGCGTCGGTAAGCGGCGGGCAGGTCAACTTCTTCGCCCCCGGGGCGTTCGACCCCGAGATCCTGCGGGCGGCGTACCAGGGCGGACAGCCGGCGGCCCTGGGGGAGCTGTTGACTatcggcggcagcaccggACTTCCCAGCTCGTTCACCGGGCCTGCGCTAGTCGTCACTGGTG ACCGAGATATCCCTTTCTGTGGCGGCAACTGCTCGGCAACCGGGAACCCTGCGTTGAAGTCTATCCTCGACACTTCGGCCAGTTTCCTGCAGGCGGCCAGCCCGTTCGAGTCTTACGTCGTTGCTGGGGCCGGCCATGGTCTGGCGTTG GAGTACTCGCATGTTGAGACAACCGGCAAGATTCTCGATTTCTTTGTCAAGAACGGCCTGGCTGCGCGGTAG
- a CDS encoding Putative S-adenosyl-L-methionine-dependent methyltransferase superfamily, whose translation MPAQNGENGSRTENGQSKNQYLAMVGDVQAEITRLQVQHRWIQMCLQDQITFAPVDLTKDGVKVLDMGCADGTLLRDLHKQVPPSAQMVGADVSTVFLPKSPQGNIRYVTQDVCDPPAAELRGRFDLTHVRNVLHSAQRSGVQQAVANLADTLAPGGWLQVMELDIIPGQSEQPQALQDLVQMIGYMFEKQGMDRNYASKIPGSMKKAGLQNVTVEKVECGIGRVHSDEAAVRSSIEPFMHMIPLVARSAKMICPDLDPKIYTNLEARYVKEMTEQGGYFPANIYYAQKPMA comes from the exons ATGCCTGCTCAAAATGGCGAAAACGGTAGCCGCACCGAAAACGGTCAAAGCAAAAACCAATATTTGGCCATGGTGGGCGATGTCCAAGCCGAAATCACAAGGCTACAAGTCCAACACCGCTGGATCCAAATGTGCCTGCAAGACCAAATCACCTTTGCCCCAGTTGACCTCACCAAAGATGGAGTGAAGGTCCTCGACATGGGCTGTGCCGACG GGACGCTTCTTCGCGACCTGCACAAACAGGTCCCGCCGTCGGCGCAGATGGTCGGCGCAGATGTTTCAACCGTCTTCCTGCCCAAATCGCCCCAAGGAAACATCCGCTACGTAACCCAGGACGTGTGCGACCCCCCCGCAGCGGAACTCAGGGGTCGGTTCGATCTGACCCACGTCCGGAACGTCCTCCACAGCGCCCAACGATCCGGGGTCCAGCAAGCTGTGGCGAACCTGGCCG ACACCCTGGCACCGGGCGGCTGGCTGCAGGTTATGGAATTAGACATCATCCCCGGCCAGTCGGAGCAACCTCAGGCGCTACAAGACTTGGTCCAAATGATTGGCTACATGTTTGAGAAGCAGGGCATGGACCGCAACTACGCCAGCAAGATCCCAGGCtcgatgaagaaggccggtCTCCAGAACGTCACGGTTGAAAAAGTCGAGTGCGGTATTGGTAGAGTGCacagcgacgaggccgccgtgAGATCTTCCATCGAGCCCTTCATGCATATGATACCTCTCGTTGCGCGCAGCGCCAAAA TGATATGCCCCGATCTTGACCCCAAGATCTACACCAACTTGGAGGCGAGATACGTGAAGGAGATGACCGAGCAGGGCGGCTATTTTCCAGCCAATATTTACTACGCTCAGAAGCCGATGGCGTGA
- a CDS encoding Putative phoD-like phosphatase, metallophosphatase domain, metallo-dependent phosphatase — translation MALDGVLDAILAVATLTLRATAILFTRFHPLGKRYLNRIYGSLALYIGGILLRLLLPTGPARSPKRRHPVLILLLGCVDRTSPLASFSTVVLNLLSLGAVWDFLYRGHFAHQSNELFFSRLGYVDETTARVVVRSPISPITYVEITWSPSLRSGDEPPRSTTISVAESNDYVGTFSLDGLEPDTEYTYGTNASHSGVFRTAAASPKRWSLISTSCIKPFYPYSPADHALRIRGLEHLDHYLATDPADMMLFLGDFIYIDLPVALGWTTEHYTTAYRQVYASPSWSPALRSLPWLHVYDDHEIINDWAANETGLYQSAMRPFWAYHGHANPASQFGLGETYYTFRRGDVSFFVLDTRRYRSAEALEDGPGKTMLGPAQLSDLQRWLRTEKAWKVVVSSVPFTRNWRGADAADSWAGYLWERDMVLDEMRQTDGVIILSGVSGVLSRLNGFQGVISATNPEVGFVQDRHEHATTVFPPNEKGGKAVIEFSTSPLNQFYEPFDRFHRQIEDTDVSVYSHPWGNSKFGKVSFDTSEPNRLKVKYDLVVDGGKVWDYVWEYTRSPVGF, via the exons ATGGCACTTGACGGGGTCTTGGATGCCATCTTGGCGGTTGCAACACTCACCTTAAGAGCCACTGCCATCTTGTTCACACGATTC CACCCTCTCGGCAAGCGATATTTGAATCGTATCTATGGAAGTTTAGCACTGTATATCGGGGGAATCCTGCTCCGGTTGCTTCTGCCCACAGGACCAGCCAGATCTCCGAAGAGACGCCATCCAGTGCTCATATTACTCCTTGGATGTGTCGATCGAACGTCACCCCTTGCAAGCTTCAGCACAGTTGTTTTGAACTTGTTATCGTTGGGCGCGGTGTGGGATTTTCTGTACAGGGGACACTTCGCACACCAGAGCAACgagctcttcttctctcggCTTGGCTACGTTGACGAAACAACGGCGAGAGTAGTCGTGCGTTCCCCCATTTCCCCCATCACATATGTCGAGATCACTTGGAGTCCATCGTTGCGTTCTGGCGACGAaccgccaaggtcgacgacaATATCTGTGGCCGAATCGAACGATTACGTCGGGACATTTTctctcgatggcctcgagccAGACACGGAATACACCTACGGCACCAACGCGAGCCATTCGGGTGTCTTCAGAACCGCCGCAGCATCACCGAAACGCTGGAGTCTCATCTCGACAAGCTGCATCAAGCCCTTCTACCCGTACAGTCCGGCAGACCACGCTCTGCGCATTCGAGGCCTGGAGCACCTGGACCACTACCTGGCGACAGACCCGGCCGACATGAtgctcttcctcggcgactTCATCTACATCGACCTGCCAGTCGCGCTTGGCTGGACGACGGAGCACTACACGACCGCATACCGCCAAGTCTACGCCTCGCCCAGCTGGTCGCCTGCGCTGCGTTCGCTGCCGTGGCTGCACGTATACGACGACCACGAGATCATCAACGACTGGGCGGCGAACGAGACGGGCCTGTACCAGTCCGCGATGCGGCCGTTCTGGGCATACCACGGACACGCCAACCCCGCTTCGCAGTTCGGCCTGGGCGAGACGTACTACACGTTCCGCCGCGGGGACGTGTCGTTCTTCGTGCTCGACACGCGTCGCTACCGGTCCGCCGAGGCCTTGGAAGACGGTCCCGGAAAGACGATGCTCGGCCCCGCGCAGCTGTCCGACCTGCAGCGCTGGCTGAGGACTGAAAAAGCGTGGAAGGTGGTCGTCAGTAGCGTGCCATTCACCCGAAACTGGAGGGGCGCGGATGCGGCTGATAGCTGGGCCGGGTACCTTTGGGAGCGAGACATGGTCTTGGACGAGAtgagacagacagacggcGTCATCATCTTGAGCGGGGTAAGTGGTGTTCTGTCCCGCTTAAATGGATTCCAGGGTGTGATATCAGCAACTAATCCAGAGGTCGGTTTCGTACAGGACCGCCATGAACATGCGACGACGGTGTTCCCGCCTAACGAAAAGGGCGGCAAGGCGGTCATTGAgttctcgacgtcgccaCTGAACCAGTTCTACGAGCCGTTTGATCGGTTCCACCGGCAGATCGAGGATACGGACGTCTCGGTCTACTCCCATCCGTGGGGTAACTCGAAGTTCGGCAAGGTCAGCTTCGACACGTCGGAGCCCAATCGTCTCAAGGTCAAGTatgacctcgtcgtcgatgggGGAAAGGTATGGGATTATGTGTGGGAGTATACGAGGAGCCCTGTTGGCTTTTAG
- a CDS encoding Putative major facilitator, sugar transporter, major facilitator superfamily, with amino-acid sequence MEAAPQAAATYEAADDAVKRDVGVFSTERDDDSSQKAEAPVRTAGKLDVLVQGVALFSDGYNIQIIGYMNTVLAKLYPKQMTNTIKTRLSNSILVGDIFGMLIFGLCIDKFGRRVGIILTTLFLVLGIVIATAAHGTSVEGMFWMMVIGRGVAGVGASSKYTVCTSQALECADSTEAMRRRRGMLVAVSTNAAIISGFVGSSIVSLIVIAAYNDEASDGIWRICFGIGIFLPLVIFFFRLRLVDSQQYQKHAIQKNIPYWLAIKFYWKALLGCCSAWFLYDAVVYPFNLLAPTLVSGFSSQQTMIESIGWSALINAFALPGAFIGALLMDRLGRRQTYALGWAIVCVFGFAIGGSMIQLNNVFPLFVTLYSFFQTFLSVRPRDCNFLVSSKSFPTPLQGHFLGFAAAVGKAGAAIGTTALSAALASYDDRLKGQQAIFLIGSGISVVSTLCVWFLIPDAPKHLEDEDVRFKKYLKANGYDTSQMGLKA; translated from the exons ATGGAGGCCGCACCCCAAGCTGCAGCAACCtacgaggccgccgatgacgcggTCAAGAGAGATGTTGGCGTCTTTTCAACTGAGCGCGACGATGACTCGTCTCAGAAAGCCGAGGCCCCCGTCAGAACAGCTGGAAAGCTCGATGTCCTCGTCCAAGGCGTTGCTCTATTTTCGGACGGATACAACATCCAGATCATTGGGTACATGAACACTGTTCTGGCGAAGCT CTACCCGAAGCAGATGACCAACACCATCAAGACCAGGCTGTCCAACTCAATCCTGGTTGGTGACATCTTTGGCATGCTGATCTTTGGACTCTGCATCGACAAGTTCGGTCGAAGAGTGGGCATCATCCTCACGACTCTCTTCCTCGTTCTC GGTATTGTCATCGCAACTGCAGCTCACGGAACGTCCGTAGAAGGCATGTTCTGGATGATGGTCATTGGCCGTGGCGTCGCAGGTGTTGGTGCCA GTAGCAAATACACCGTCTGCACCTCCCAGGCGCTAGAATGCGCCGACAGTACGGAGGCGATGAGAAGGCGACGTGGTATGCTGGTTGCCGTGtccaccaacgccgccatcatctccGGGTTTGTCGGGTCCAGCATCGTCTCCCTAATTGTAATTGCGGCGTACAACGACGAGGCCAGTGATGGCATCTGGCGCATCTGCTTCGGTATCGGCATTTTC TTGCCGTTggtcatcttcttctttagACTGAGACTCGTCGACTCGCAGCAGTATCAGAAGCACGCCATCCAGAAGAACATCCCGTACTGGCTCGCCATCAAGTTCTACTGGAAGGCCCTTCTCGGCTGCTGCAGCGCTTGGTTCCTCTACGACGCGGTCGTCTACCCCTTCAACCTGCTAGCCCCAACACTCGTGTCcggcttctcctcccaaCAGACCATGATCGAGTCCATCGGCTGGTCGGCCCTTATcaacgccttcgccctcccgggcgccttcatcggcgCCCTCTTGATGGACCGCCTCGGACGCCGCCAGACGTACGCCCTCGGTTGGGCCATCGTCTGCGTGTTCGGgttcgccatcggcggcagcatGATACAGCTGAACAACGTCTTCCCGCTCTTCGTCACGCTCTACAGCTTCTTTCAGACTTTCCTGTCCGTCAGGCCCAGGGACTGCAACTTCCTCGTCTCAAGCAAGTCGTTTCCCACGCCGCTGCAGGGCCATTTCCTTGGCTTTGCGGCGGCTGTTGGGAAGGCTGGAGCTGCAATCGGCACAACGGCGCTCAgcgcggcgctggcgagtTACGATGATCGACTGAAGGGGCAGCAGGCCATATTCCtcatcggcagcggcatctcGGTCGTCAGCACCCTCTGTGTCTGGTTTCTCATTCCCGAC GCACCCAAGCACctggaagatgaagacgtcCGATTCAAGAAGTACCTCAAGGCGAACGGCTACGACACTAGCCAGATGGGACTGAAAGCATGA
- a CDS encoding Putative heterokaryon incompatibility codes for MTMTKSRHRQRPPLVHDRCPFCRNLTPGAPDEDGDGLHATLSIVDLRSDWLFKANVWIDHCRTNHSCDGGLSAKAKTIVVETSAEENAEGIGEGPSTSSSTRTSKIRSLPNVDDSPCPGDRPPPRLPRKVLDLRLFSSKGKLRLLEPEGMCGVYVCLSYTCDRQNTCVTTPDSLQSNLDNIPYDQLPQTYKDAVTVALALNFPFLWIDGLCIIQGDKDSVDWKEQSSQMADVYENAVLVIATASCTSVEDGVLSTARPSRDLTKFEGHHHTQPRLEVHARPMLNHSRLGWSNLAKPKAEGTLSRSWCFQEEILAARLLTFYGGEMNFQCLEEEYRFDPYETPNWMWQSAVEHYTRRRLTAATDRLVAISSMARVAQLALRTRYVAGHWWDADFLCSLCWAPVRTEETERTFSADCYVAPSWSWAAHNGPVTMWIPYAGSEEPVTPRADDVGAVSSGNIAVRGVFLGLAVDTKPRE; via the exons ATGACCATGACAAAATCACGTCACCGCCAACGCCCGCCGCTTGTCCACGATCGGTGCCCGTTCTGCAGGAACCTGACGCCAGGCGCGCCcgatgaggatggcgacggacTTCATGCAACTCTATCGATCGTGGACTTGCGC TCGGACTGGCTGTTCAAAGCCAACGTCTGGATCGATCACTGCAGGACTAATCACTCctgcgacggcggcctgaGTGCCAAAGCCAAAACGATAGTTGTTGAAACTTCAGCTGAAGAGAATGCGGAAGGGATCGGAGAAGGGCcttcaacatcatcatcaacaaggacCTCGAAGATTCGCAGCTTACCTAACGTCGATGACTCCCCATGCCCCGGGgaccgcccgccgccgcgattGCCACGCAAAGTTTTGGACCTCAGACTGTTCTCCAGCAAAGGCAAACTGCGTCTACTGGAGCCAGAGGGAATGTGTGGTGTCTACGTCTGCCTGAGCTACACATGTGACCGGCAAAACACCTGCGTGACGACCCCTGACAGCTTGCAGTCGAACTTGGACAACATCCCTTACGACCAACTTCCGCAGACGTACAAGGACGCTGTGACAGTGGCGCTGGCTCTGAACTTTCCTTTCCTGTGGATCGATGGCCTGTGTATCATTCAGGGCGACAAAGACTCTGTAGACTGGAAAGAGCAGTCTTCCCAAATGGCAGACGTATACGAAAACGCTGTGCTGGTGATTGCGACCGCAAGTTGCACGAGCGTCGAGGATGGAGTTTTGTCTACGGCACGGCCTTCCCGAGATCTCACAAAGTTCGAGGGCCACCACCATACGCAGCCGCGTCTGGAAGTGCACGCGCGTCCCATGCTCAACCACAGCCGGCTCGGCTGGTCCAATCTGGCTAAGCCCAAGGCGGAGGGGACCCTGAGCCGCAGCTGGTGCTTCCAGGAGGAGATTCTTGCGGCCCGCCTGCTGACGTTCTACGGGGGGGAGATGAACTTCCAGTGCCTCGAGGAAGAGTACCGGTTCGA CCCCTACGAGACGCCGAACTGGATGTGGCAAAGCGCCGTCGAGCACTACACGCGGCGGAGGCTGACTGCCGCCACGGACAGACTGGTCGCTATCTCCAGCATGGCCCGGGTGGCCCAATTAGCTCTGCGGACGAGATACGTCGCTGGGCACTGGTGGGACGCGGACTTCCTCTGCAGCCTTTGCTGGGCGCCGGTGCGgaccgaggagacggagcgGACGTTCTCGGCGGACTGCTACGTCGCGCCGTCCTGGTCTTGGGCCGCGCACAACGGGCCTGTGACGATGTGGATCCCGTACGCGGGCTCTGAGGAGCCCGTCACGCCGCgggccgacgacgttggcgcTGTCTCGAGCGGGAACATCGCCGTCCGCGGAGTCTTTCTCGGGCTGGCGGTCGATACAAAGCCGAGAGAATAG